One segment of Babesia bigemina genome assembly Bbig001, chromosome : II DNA contains the following:
- a CDS encoding dihydrolipoamide succinyltransferase, putative: MAQLQTFFSGCAAVNTLVRRFARNAVVLQRNACAATLGDRHIGLPAFGARQLHASARLLEVKTMMLPSLGDSISEGTLSEWKKAVGDAIAMDEPLAIVETDKVTVDINSTMEGVIVKQHYAEEDTVFVGKPFIDVDTGAQAGSAGVPESAQEKKVAAPEEVAAKEAKAEEPVAESKPVEEAPTETRSQVQMTRMRKRIGERLKESQQTTVMLTTFNECDMGAIMELRKELNESGKFPVKLGFVSAYLKAATMALQKMPIMNSYIEGDDIVTKHFVDISVAVATPTGLVVPVIRNCEGKSWAELEQQLADAAKKGREGRLTVADMTGGTFTISNGGVYGSVLSTPIINPPQSSILGMHSIIKRCVVRDDAMAIRPIMNLALSYDHRLIDGREAVQFLIAIREAIEDPSTLLGN, encoded by the exons ATGGCGCAACTGCAAACATTTTTCAGCGGCTGCGCAGCCGTAAACACGCTGGTCCGCCGATTTGCGCGTAACGCTGTCGTTTTGCAGAGAAACGCCTGCGCTGCGACTTTGGGGGACCGGCACATCGGCTTGCCGGCTTTCGGCGCTCGGCAGCTCCACGCATCGGCGAGGCTTCTGG AGGTGAAGACGATGATGCTGCCATCGCTGGGCGACTCCATCAGCGAGGGCACCCTGAGCGAGTGGAAGAAGGCAGTGGGCGACGCGATCGCGATGGACGAGCCGCTGGCCATCGTGGAGACGGACAAGGTCACCGTGGACATCAACAGCACCATGGAGGGGGTGAtcgtcaagcagcactaCGCGGAGGAGGACACCGTGTTCGTGGGCAAGCCCTTCATCGACGTGGACACCGGGGCGCAGGCCGGCAGCGCCGGCGTGCCGGAGAGCGCGCAGGAAAAGAAGGTGGCGGCCCCGGAGGAAGTGGCCGCCAAAGAGGCGAAAGCCGAGGAGCCGGTCGCCGAGAGCAAGCCGGTGGAGGAAGCCCCCACCGAAACTAGG TCTCAGGTCCAGATGACCCGCATGCGCAAGCGCATCGGCGAGCGGCTCAAGGAGTCCCAGCAGACCACCGTGATGCTCACCACGTTCAACGAGTGCGACATGGGCGCCATCATGGAGCTGCGCAAGGAGCTCAACGAGTCCGGGAAGTTCCCCGTGAAGCTGGGGTTCGTCTCGGCCTACCTCAAGGCGGCCACcatggcgctgcagaagaTGCCGATCATGAACTCGTACATCGAGGGCGACGACATCGTCACCAAGCACTTCGTGGACATCTCGGTGGCAGTGGCCACCCCCACGGGGCTGGTGGTGCCCGTCATCCGCAACTGCGAGGGCAAGTCGTGGGCCGAGCtcgagcagcagctcgcCGACGCGGCCAAGAAGGGCCGCGAGGGCCGCCTGACGGTGGCCGACATGACCGGCGGCACCTTCACCATctccaacggcggcgtGTACGGCAGCGTGCTCAGCACGCCCATCATCAACCCGCCGCAGTCCTCCATCCTGGGCATGCACTCGATCATCAAGCGCTGCGTGGTGCGCGACGACGCCATGGCGATCCGCCCCATCATGAACCTCGCGCTCTCTTACGACCACCGGCTGATCGACGGCCGCGAGGCCGTGCAGTTCCTCATCGCCATCCGCGAGGCGATCGAGGACCCCTCGACGCTGCTCGGCAACTGA
- a CDS encoding MATH and LRR domain-containing protein: MEQVQKVVLPGEREAAQNNGRFPAAERRPDDYSPEPSPQDGGDTDLYYHDDPQCPCYVCTNGVMETKSTLANDDTSTGVEFAVRSFWRIAKTQNDVESPMEGHCRGFHYKLLLHPRGTAGTDSEASHLSVFVEASVQDWYPQYWVFPNVRFELTVVNFKDPKQSVTSWAHWSFSSDATSRGWQKMISHTRLTRASGFMDEDGTVLVRGKAEPPYPMLWSNSPLYHPQMMWEYIPNRAQREISAEAHEEKHASGKCKRSASLPDPVPCHPTCTYESHAPMCKNAAIDLPHGDPPYAISDKEREKELRAFADAQNVHRIYAKAQQKVGEPAMQPADIQGQTPPAPPLQPDQGEFSADGPANDESDGYTEINADDTLMHLQPDEYPGVSNHTILRFLDSVIPAVQPTLDADLLALMTHILYHIREFRKRVLMWNPPEGIDDGSSGGNGIIVALQKTFAYMELYPLAAACKTYKLAGIENQQLSKYYLYELLPKLPNVKKGYGLLDYSDTAALGSLSGLDKSTSSSFESNLQQGAYGGRGRSPKTGPWNRVHIPTPFPQPSDAKGYNAGDGDFRHPKCCYFDGGRYEWELKHRLPREDEDAEEAPAEVQREQREDPDTRPSKIFGTSDVYKPNFKLLPGTLSFSIGNRGDVFDKILPPPPNIKLLLKAMHMSDLQVLETQDQLINIHTELFSMILRDLAAAKRAIKQKRLTEQKLAPTSPNSGLHPGAPAPPAWEFADKTDLEMTCKTLFSGTSYRYGLFHHNDVNEIANVYIRCKHSHSLQKALENTTKTMTKYPEVLFFYLYPAKNAKKGELFDIPLRLDCTNLRDGSAFRNGTVDVSAAAAGQKGSGHGDNTCDSGGSAGAVDYGGYSDEEDEEEEEEEDDEEQDDLGSDGFGNFDGDGKKSRHPAHIKWYSLYALILREGDIRSDGTGNNGGNFHSLLLRPEEDGPWYRIGEGRVEKLSTKMEFTEWKCHRDFFCAAAIYVAEDYIDMLQVGEIDLSGNIKTWNPKLYYETLQQLGVTEQDIANPALALMAQKHAEPPIARPYYNEEELMTPRGSASPTYMSPRSPSNDAVTARGSISEPADTASEDVDLVPVAEPAPVQKDEFVDVKTLLEDDTEALDISNVDIIYNRKVGQRHPKLGPCCEAHGYSSSALNDMNAKEYATKVLQPSSAKEVCRRINRAETIRPFIRWLFHASKENTTVLNGIKLPADGKMLVKFLQQRERYFEEEFCHLICEVLLKEIGEHMALNAVYRWETDKSWCGCGCRRCEKTCPAMLLTENGRFPGEELKAMLTEPSTILFRNIQILRCHLEYFCKDCRNLSMQLKDEQRVADIREFKATSERSALFLIECIWDACVRYTHDCRTILYLKAISDNPSATMAELGLNKMSSLVKPSAIPAAKQAGSLNQAVDQCRDLFVFDGTLSQNADLLEGELLDYYDTKYDLTIAEELRIMRYFAAKYQLPTVAQMRKFLRENHILVFCYIRPHELLRAYLEVKNPGIRVKEEMEAMLPSIIWNDAAFEQRVSISSLTDEEKAGYGIDVANVNIGNGVGHSLCDIYEQLITKMLLHMQDAERGLGSQVLDYIYTCGDVAKVVGAIELECRRTIANSNLVVRSKSLEDSCSCNGIAGGCKVSPVLGGSSYFPDFGLSRGPFSLDFVEIAHSEPWPCGLRSECASFTEEVSDITAKPADAKRKQKAKERKKTVDTGACIIPPLDQVLRDVNISQKTAHAADPKLFPELTEVIKYPNGAHCLGSTGALAKLRRWGEYNSLLFHQTLGYDFNVAGGFASMLKVENYGSKATAHPLLESRKYNEAQSLRIKNALELGIVTTHDLSGCEGFASEEKLVPTKRLLVYHEYVSPKTGKKVPVKVEHLYWGLRRLLQQQVPADVDSVFVQASKGKKAKGSAKCICGGRCDSDEYECTLNMRWKALPRDCFVLYALRPDNNNPIRRGRRRFTFMHPDSELSQYVDGTKKQVNPKTPDLVVLIVGAPLSLCSTPSTPFPLTDDTDYPLLLFKWMCSDSVDLICYGAVICDAKKQLQHYIFDWLLPLVRETGMLPKLAPNEKEDIEKYQILEECSVRTVQNVRRWSCAIRKINKRTGDIIIAQVKRLTDSPATLKLRETTAFLHTLREIEELEALEYLPPAVHVDDIVDPGKAKVDSIEPLPKAVEDPQKLGKKKKKKKVTKTAIPSNKKSTFSKSIIPVESDSEGSVAEPSQQEDTAPSAEETLASEPDVEKITDVGVAGKQPDSGAPAKDDDEDEDDEDDDDDDDDEEDDDVEEAESASATVVEEMRDEPYAEEAAEVVDIASLVDDAIAAVASSRTVVDRSALEKRGLPSGRMQDFLQKVDMPNLLSNDSEMVTQMCGYIQKVIEGELALVVPPVSSPSRDQIVITVGSKVRTCIDILLCLIRCMNKNGWLISSFRNIINAVYDQAPLSAAAMACYILSAMGNICIMENMKSKPATEFVRDLVKKMADQCVEHAWSVFGSTDEKWTVTSMLMCLYIYSAANENIAKICDQNPSLIFLMHVVREKLAGVQEADEEERSAPVTFRMDALERFLGGPGYAAAVTASLADQVQKAPGLMAAFKNAQPPFSNDELLMAFERITLQEQKIWWQTREALLANIKALLEHGVVTFVAVMGDAESQRSRHVDNSLPLEISLAEFKCLQQCCSRYPNDLGIATAGGLIHAGPRSAISTGHYHPAGDAASVVDAVAALSQLVKSRSRHRAVANVALDEGDQTSVFASLDDMRLWGNQTTLVIMSVRLSGTLDSVSTADVDAILQHYYARTVRTIPPPPRLPPQQPQMVGNHV; this comes from the coding sequence ATGGAGCAGGTTCAAAAGGTGGTGCTCCCTGGAGAGCGGGAAGCGGCCCAGAACAACGGGCGCTTCCCTGCCGCGGAGCGTCGCCCGGATGATTACTCGCCTGAGCCTTCGCCGCAAGATGGCGGAGATACCGATCTGTACTACCACGACGACCCGCAGTGCCCCTGCTACGTATGCACCAACGGGGTGATGGAGACGAAGTCGACCCTGGCGAACGACGACACGTCCACGGGCGTGGAGTTCGCCGTGCGCTCGTTCTGGCGCATAGCCAAAACCCAGAACGACGTGGAATCGCCGATGGAAGGCCACTGCAGGGGGTTCCACtacaagctgctgctgcacccgCGCGGCACCGCCGGCACCGACAGTGAGGCGAGCCACCTGTCTGTCTTCGTGGAGGCTTCGGTGCAGGACTGGTACCCGCAGTACTGGGTGTTCCCGAACGTCCGGTTCGAGCTGACGGTGGTGAACTTCAAGGACCCGAAGCAGTCGGTGACGTCGTGGGCGCACTGGAGCTTCTCGAGCGACGCCACGAGCCGCGGCTGGCAGAAGATGATATCGCACACCCGCCTGACGAGGGCGAGCGGTTTCATGGACGAGGATGGCACGGTGCTGGTTAGGGGCAAGGCTGAGCCGCCGTACCCCATGCTGTGGTCCAACTCGCCGCTGTACCACCCGCAGATGATGTGGGAGTACATCCCCAACAGGGCGCAGCGCGAAATATCGGCCGAGGCGCACGAGGAGAAGCACGCCAGCGGTAAGTGCAAGCGGTCGGCGTCGCTGCCCGATCCGGTCCCGTGCCACCCTACGTGCACGTACGAGTCGCACGCGCCCATGTGCAAAAATGCAGCCATCGACCTGCCCCACGGCGACCCTCCCTACGCCATCAGCGACAAGGAGCGCGAGAAGGAATTGAGGGCCTTCGCGGACGCGCAAAATGTGCACCGGATATACGCGAAGGCGCAGCAGAAAGTGGGCGAGCCCGCGATGCAGCCCGCCGACATCCAGGGGCAGacgccgccggcgccgccgctgcAGCCCGACCAGGGCGAATTCTCCGCCGACGGCCCCGCGAACGACGAATCCGACGGTTACACGGAGATCAACGCCGATGATACGCTGATGCATCTGCAACCGGACGAGTACCCGGGTGTGTCTAACCACACCATCCTCCGTTTCCTCGACTCCGTGATACCGGCGGTGCAGCCCACGCTCGACGCGGACCTGCTCGCCCTCATGACGCACATTCTGTACCACATCAGGGAGTTCAGGAAGCGCGTGCTGATGTGGAACCCGCCGGAGGGCATTGATGacggcagcagcggcggTAACGGCATCATcgttgcgctgcagaagaCCTTCGCGTACATGGAGCTCTACCCGCTGGCTGCCGCCTGCAAGACGTACAAGCTGGCCGGCATCGAGAACCAGCAGCTGTCGAAGTACTACCTGTacgagctgctgccgaAGCTGCCGAACGTGAAGAAGGGGTACGGTCTGCTAGACTACAGTGACACCGCCGCACTGGGCAGCCTCAGCGGCCTCGACAAGTCGACCAGTTCCAGTTTCGAGAGCAACTTGCAGCAGGGCGCGTACGGCGGGCGTGGCCGCAGCCCGAAGACTGGCCCGTGGAACAGGGTGCACATCCCCACCCCCTTCCCGCAGCCCAGCGACGCGAAGGGTTACAACGCCGGCGATGGCGACTTCAGGCACCCGAAGTGCTGCTACTTCGACGGGGGCCGGTACGAGTGGGAGCTGAAGCACCGGCTTCCGCGTGAAGATGAGGATGCCGAGGAAGCGCCTGCCGAGGTGCAGCGTGAGCAGCGTGAGGACCCGGACACCAGGCCCAGCAAGATCTTCGGGACCTCCGACGTGTACAAGCCGAACTTCAAGCTGCTGCCGGGCACGCTGAGCTTCAGCATCGGCAACCGGGGCGACGTGTTCGACAAAAtcctgccgccgccgccgaacatcaagctgctgctgaaggcGATGCACATGAGCGACCTGCAGGTGCTGGAGACGCAGGACCAGCTGATAAACATCCACACCGAGCTGTTCAGCATGATTCTGAGGGACCTGGCGGCGGCCAAGCGCGCCATAAAACAGAAGCGGCTGACGGAGCAGAAGCTGGCGCCGACGTCACCCAACTCCGGTCTCCACCCAGGCGCGCCGGCCCCCCCGGCGTGGGAGTTCGCGGACAAGACCGATCTTGAGATGACGTGCAAAACGCTGTTCTCCGGCACGAGCTACCGCTACGGGCTTTTCCACCACAACGACGTCAACGAAATCGCCAACGTCTACATCCGCTGCAAGCACTCGCACTCGCTGCAGAAGGCGCTTGAAAACACGACCAAGACGATGACCAAGTACCCCGAGGTGCTGTTCTTCTACCTCTACCCGGCGAAGAACGCCAAAAAGGGCGAGCTGTTCGACATCCCGCTGAGGCTGGACTGCACCAACCTGCGCGACGGCTCCGCCTTCAGGAACGGCACCGTCGACGTGagcgctgcggcggcgggcCAGAAGGGGAGCGGCCATGGCGACAACACGTGCGACTCCGGCGGGAGCGCGGGCGCAGTGGACTACGGCGGGTACTCCGACGAAGAggacgaggaggaagaggaggaggaagacgaCGAGGAGCAGGACGACCTGGGCAGTGACGGTTTCGGCAACTTCGACGGCGATGGCAAAAAGTCCAGGCACCCGGCCCACATCAAGTGGTACTCGCTGTACGCCCTCATTCTGCGCGAGGGCGACATCAGGTcggacggcactgggaacAACGGCGGGAATTTCCactcgctgctgctcaGGCCCGAGGAGGACGGTCCGTGGTACCGCATCGGAGAGGGCAGGGTGGAGAAGCTGTCGACGAAAATGGAGTTCACCGAGTGGAAGTGCCACCGCGACTTTTTCTGCGCGGCGGCGATTTACGTGGCCGAGGAttacattgacatgttgCAAGTGGGTGAGATCGACCTCAGCGGCAACATAAAGACGTGGAACCCCAAGCTCTACTACGAGaccctgcagcagcttggcGTGACTGAGCAGGACATCGCGAATCCGGCGCTGGCCCTCATGGCGCAGAAGCACGCCGAGCCCCCCATTGCGCGGCCCTACTACAACGAGGAGGAGCTCATGACGCCGCGCGGCTCCGCGAGCCCGACCTACATGTCGCCGCGTTCGCCGAGCAACGACGCGGTGACTGCCAGAGGCAGCATTTCGGAACCTGCCGACACAGCGTCGGAGGACGTCGACCTGGTGCCAGTGGCTGAGCCGGCCCCAGTGCAGAAGGACGAGTTTGTCGACGTCAAGACCCTCCTGGAGGACGACACGGAAGCGCTGGACATCAGCAACGTCGACATCATATACAACCGGAAGGTCGGCCAGAGGCACCCCAAGCTTGGGCCGTGCTGCGAGGcgcatggttacagcagcagcgcgctGAACGACATGAACGCCAAGGAATACGCCACGAAGGTGTTACAGCCCTCTTCGGCGAAGGAGGTCTGCAGGCGCATCAACCGCGCGGAAACGATAAGGCCGTTCATACGGTGGCTCTTCCACGCGTCGAAGGAGAACACGACGGTGCTCAACGGCATCAAGCTCCCCGCGGACGGCAAGATGCTCGTGAagttcctgcagcagcgtgagCGGTACTTCGAGGAGGAGTTCTGCCACCTCATTTGCGaggtgctgctgaaggaGATCGGCGAGCACATGGCGCTCAACGCGGTGTACAGGTGGGAAACCGACAAATCGTGGTGCGGCTGCGGATGCAGGCGGTGTGAGAAAACCTGCCCCGCGATGCTACTGACCGAGAACGGCCGCTTCCCCGGcgaggagctgaaggcgATGCTGACCGAGCCGTCGACCATCCTGTTCCGCAACATCCAGATTCTGCGGTGCCACCTGGAGTACTTCTGCAAGGACTGCAGGAACCTCAGCATGCAGCTGAAGGACGAGCAACGCGTCGCTGACATACGCGAGTTCAAGGCGACGTCCGAGAGGTCTGCGCTGTTCCTCATCGAGTGCATCTGGGACGCGTGCGTGCGATACACCCACGACTGCCGGACGATCCTGTACCTCAAGGCCATCTCTGACAACCCGAGCGCGACCATGGCCGAGCTGGGGCTGAACAAGATGAGCTCGCTGGTTAAACCCAGCGCGATCCCCGCCGCGAAGCAAGCGGGCTCGCTCAACCAAGCGGTGGACCAGTGCCGCGACCTCTTCGTTTTCGACGGCACGCTATCGCAGAATGCGGACCTGCTGGAGGGCGAGCTGCTCGACTACTACGACACCAAGTACGATCTGACCATAGCGGAGGAGCTGCGGATCATGCGCTACTTCGCCGCGAAATACCAGCTGCCTACCGTGGCGCAAATGCGCAAGTTCCTGCGGGAGAACCACATTTTGGTGTTCTGCTACATCCGGCCGCACGAGCTACTGCGGGCGTACCTGGAGGTGAAGAACCCGGGCATTAGGGTGAAGGAGGAAATGGAGGCCATGCTGCCCAGCATCATCTGGAACGACGCGGCGTTCGAGCAGCGCGTGTCCATAAGCTCGCTCACCGACGAGGAGAAGGCCGGCTACGGCATCGACGTGGCCAACGTCAACATCGGCAACGGCGTGGGCCACAGCCTCTGCGACATCTACGAGCAGCTGAtcaccaagatgctgctgcaTATGCAGGACGCCGAGCGCGGGCTGGGCAGCCAGGTGCTGGACTACATTTACACGTGCGGCGACGTTGCGAAGGTCGTGGGCGCTATAGAGTTGGAGTGCAGGAGAACCATCGCCAACAGCAACCTGGTGGTGAGGAGCAAGAGCCTGGAGGACAGCTGCTCGTGCAACGGCATCGCGGGCGGGTGCAAGGTGTCGCCTGTACTGGGCGGCAGCTCGTATTTCCCCGACTTCGGGCTGTCCAGGGGTCCGTTCTCTCTGGACTTTGTCGAGATCGCGCACAGCGAGCCCTGGCCGTGCGGGCTGAGGAGCGAGTGCGCTTCGTTCACCGAGGAGGTCTCGGACATCACTGCCAAGCCGGCCGACGCCAAGCGGAAGCAGAAGGCCAAGGAGCGGAAGAAGACCGTTGACACCGGCGCGTGCATAATACCGCCGCTCGACCAGGTGCTTCGCGACGTGAACATCAGCCAGAAAACTGCGCACGCGGCGGACCCGAAGCTCTTCCCAGAACTCACTGAGGTCATCAAGTACCCCAACGGCGCGCACTGCCTGGGCAGCACTGGCGCCCTGGCGAAGCTGCGCAGGTGGGGCGAATACAACTCGCTGCTGTTCCACCAGACGCTGGGGTATGACTTCAACGTCGCTGGTGGGTTCGCCTCCATGCTGAAGGTCGAGAACTACGGCTCCAAGGCCACCGCGCACCCGCTTTTGGAAAGCCGGAAGTACAACGAGGCGCAGTCGCTGCGGATCAAGAACGCCCTGGAGCTTGGCATCGTGACCACGCACGACCTGTCCGGTTGCGAGGGCTTCGCGTCGGAGGAGAAGCTGGTGCCCACGAAGCGGCTGCTGGTGTACCATGAGTACGTGAGCCCCAAAACGGGCAAGAAGGTCCCCGTCAAGGTCGAGCATCTGTACTGGGGTCTGCGAAggctcctgcagcagcaggtgccGGCTGACGTGGACAGTGTGTTCGTCCAGGCCAGCAAGGGCAAGAAGGCCAAAGGCAGCGCCAAGTGCATCTGCGGCGGCCGCTGCGATTCCGACGAGTACGAGTGCACCTTGAACATGCGCTGGAAGGCTCTGCCTCGCGATTGCTTCGTGCTGTATGCCCTGAGGCCGGACAACAACAACCCCATCAGAAGGGGCAGACGCCGATTCACGTTCATGCACCCCGACTCCGAGCTGTCGCAGTACGTCGACGGCACTAAGAAGCAGGTGAACCCCAAGACGCCGGACCTGGTGGTGCTCATCGTGGGCGCGCCGCTATCCCTGTGCAGCACCCCCTCGACGCCGTTCCCGCTCACCGACGACACCGACTACCCGTTGCTGCTGTTCAAGTGGATGTGCTCCGACTCCGTCGACCTGATATGCTACGGCGCGGTGATTTGCGACGCCaagaagcagctgcagcactaCATCTTCGACTGGCTCCTGCCGCTGGTGAGGGAAACGGGCATGTTGCCCAAGCTGGCGCCCAACGAGAAGGAGGACATTGAGAAGTACCAGATTTTGGAGGAGTGCAGCGTGAGGACGGTGCAGAACGTGCGCCGCTGGAGCTGCGCAATACGGAAGATCAACAAGCGGACCGGCGATATCATCATCGCGCAGGTCAAGAGGCTCACCGACTCGCCGGCCACTCTGAAGCTCAGGGAGACGACCGCGTTTTTGCACACCCTGCGCGAGATTGAGGAGCTCGAGGCGCTGGAGTACCTCCCGCCGGCGGTGCACGTGGACGACATTGTGGACCCCGGCAAGGCCAAGGTGGACTCCATCGAGCCGCTCCCCAAGGCTGTTGAAGACCCCCAGAAGCTGGGTAAGAAGAAGAAAAAGAAGAAAGTGACCAAAACCGCGATCCCCTCAAACAAGAAGAGCACCTTCTCCAAATCCATCATCCCCGTCGAAAGCGATTCCGAGGGCAGCGTGGCGGAGCCGTCGCAGCAGGAAGACACCGCACCGTCCGCCGAGGAGACGCTGGCATCCGAGCCGGATGTCGAAAAAATTACTGATGTGGGCGTCGCGGGCAAGCAGCCAGACTCGGGCGCCCCTGCCAAGGATGACGATGAggatgaggacgacgaagacgacgacgatgacgatgatgacgaggaggatgacGACGTCGAGGAAGCCGAAAGCGCCTCCGCCACAGTCGTTGAGGAAATGCGCGATGAGCCGTACGCCGAGGAGGCGGCTGAAGTGGTTGATATCGCTTCCCTTGTCGACGACGCTATAGCAGCCGTGGCGTCCTCCAGGACCGTCGTCGACCGGTCGGCTCTGGAGAAGCGTGGCCTTCCCAGCGGCAGGATGCAGGACTTTTTGCAGAAGGTCGACATGCCCAACCTGCTGTCGAACGACTCCGAGATGGTCACGCAGATGTGCGGGTACATCCAGAAGGTGATTGAGGGGGAGCTGGCGCTGGTTGTACCACCGGTGAGCTCGCCCTCCAGGGACCAAATCGTCATCACTGTGGGCTCCAAGGTCCGCACGTGCATCGACATTCTGCTGTGCCTGATCCGGTGCATGAACAAGAACGGGTGGCTGATTAGCAGCTTCAGGaacatcatcaacgcgGTGTACGACCAGGCGCCGTTGTCGgcagcggcgatggcgtGCTACATTCTGTCCGCGATGGGCAACATCTGCATCATGGAGAACATGAAGTCCAAGCCGGCTACGGAGTTCGTCCGCGACCTCGTGAAGAAGATGGCCGACCAATGCGTCGAGCACGCCTGGAGCGTGTTCGGGTCCACGGACGAGAAGTGGACCGTGACGTCGATGCTGATGTGCCTGTACATCTACTCGGCGGCGAACGAGAACATCGCCAAGATCTGCGACCAGAACCCTTCGCTCATCTTTTTGATGCACGTCGTGAGGGAGAAGCTCGCCGGGGTCCAGGAAGCGGACGAAGAAGAACGTTCGGCCCCCGTCACGTTCAGGATGGACGCGTTGGAGCGGTTCCTCGGCGGGCCCGGctacgccgccgccgtcaccGCCTCCCTTGCCGACCAGGTGCAGAAGGCTCCGGGGCTGATGGCCGCCTTCAAgaacgcgcagccgccctTCAGCAACGACGAGCTGCTCATGGCGTTTGAACGCATCACGCTGCAGGAGCAGAAGATCTGGTGGCAGACGcgcgaggcgctgctggccaACATCAAGGCGTTGCTCGAGCACGGCGTGGTGACCTTCGTCGCAGTGATGGGCGACGCGGAGTCCCAGCGGAGCCGGCACGTCGACAACTCGCTGCCGCTTGAGATCTCGCTGGCCGAGTTCAAGTGCCTGCAGcagtgctgcagcaggtacCCGAACGATCTGGGCATCGCCACTGCCGGCGGCCTCATCCACGCGGGCCCGCGCAGCGCCATCAGCACCGGCCACTACCACCCGGCCGGCGACGCCGCGTCCGTGGTGGACGCCGTGGCCGCCCTATCGCAGCTGGTGAAGTCGCGCAGCCGGCACCGCGCCGTCGCAAACGTCGCGCTCGACGAGGGCGACCAGACCAGCGTGTTCGCCAGCCTGGACGACATGCGGCTCTGGGGCAACCAGACGACGCTGGTCATCATGTCGGTGCGCCTCTCCGGCACGCTGGACTCGGTCTCCACGGCGGACGTGGACGCGATCCTGCAGCACTACTACGCGCGGACGGTCAGGACCATCCCGCCGCCGCCCCGGCTGCCGCCCCAGCAGCCCCAGATGGTCGGCAACCACGTCTAG